In Oryza brachyantha chromosome 2, ObraRS2, whole genome shotgun sequence, a single window of DNA contains:
- the LOC107303556 gene encoding uncharacterized protein LOC107303556, which translates to MYGGSSKGGQGWSPFDAIRSFPSTPETLMSQIDAAIAATEYARSCAQLDPSAAAASASEPRTAAPPGGGEASAACYDARVADEAYRAACAALGAGRADAAVRSLRVALASCPPEKAAAVAKVRSMLAIASAQLHKQQHQAQQQQLQRGVRK; encoded by the coding sequence ATGTACGGCGGGTCCAGCAAAGGGGGGCAGGGGTGGAGCCCGTTCGACGCGATCCGCAGCTTCCCGTCGACGCCCGAGACCCTCATGTCCCAGATCGACGCTGccatcgccgccaccgagTACGCCCGCTCCTGCGCGCAACTcgacccctccgccgccgccgcctccgcctcggagccgcggacggcggcgccgccagggggaggggaggcttCCGCCGCCTGCTACGACGCGAGGGTCGCGGACGAGGCGTACCGCGCGGCGTGCGCGGCGCTCGGGGCCGGCAGGGCGGACGCGGCCGTGCGGTCGCTGCGGGTGGCGCTGGCGAGCTGCCCGCCGGAGAAGGCCGCGGCCGTGGCGAAGGTGCGGTCCATGCTCGCCATCGCGTCCGCGCAGTTGCacaagcagcagcaccaggcgcagcagcagcagctgcaacGCGGCGTCAGGAAGTGA
- the LOC102718147 gene encoding uncharacterized protein LOC102718147 has translation MARGVARAVSFGGRGATARWCSYRRITVAVCLGNLVAALLVLRSLTSFAPAPPKREEVLQYTEEQIRKAEESIRIRREAEPFELVEAVKNLQKIFKRAEKRRKELPLELKQKISYEIVQLLHNLGDNSSFAQQRESVELWRLEKLKDIKNASTRNSTKLGLSNEEARILKRALQFNWHLLMDDIGLWIPLEVSHTEHDDRPENEPEDEEIIAGPPLAPQCNAELHTDYDGAAVRWGLTHPKESAADCCQACLDQAKNAKPGELRCNIWVYCPSEFGCFSPDKYEHKHQECWLKQADHPKLNFKDKYSESYRNSHPTAPVVVPWMSGVISA, from the exons atggcgaGGGGAGTAGCGCGAGCGGTGTCGTTCGGAGgccgcggcgcgacggcgaggtggtgcTCGTACCGGCGCATCACGGTGGCCGTCTGCCTCGGGaacctcgtcgccgcgctcctcGTGCTCCGCTCCCTCACCTCCTTCGCCCCGGCTCCGCCCAAAC GTGAAGAAGTGTTGCAGTATACGGAGGAGCAGATTAGAAAAGCGGAGGAGTCGATCCGGATTCGCCGCGAGGCGGAGCCCTTCGAGCTTGTCGAGGCG GTGAAGAATCTGCAGAAGATTTTCAAGCGGGCGGAGAAGAGGCGGAAGGAACTGCCACTGGAGTTGAAACAGAAGATCTCGTACGAGATTGTGCAGCTCCTGCACAACTTGGGGGATAACAGCAGTTTCGCGCAGCAACGAG AATCAGTGGAATTATGGCGTCTCGAGAAgctaaaagatataaaaaatgcatCTACTCGGAACTCAACAAAGTTAGGCCTCTCCAATGAGGAAGCAC gaaTCTTAAAGCGAGCCCTACAGTTCAACTGGCATTTGCTGATGGATGACATTGGTCTTTGGATACCATTAGAAGTCTCACATACTGAACATGACGACAGACCTGAGAATGAACCAGAAG ATGAAGAGATAATAGCAGGTCCACCTTTAGCTCCACAATGCAATGCTGAGCTACATACTGATTATGATGGTGCTGCTGTTAGATGGGGCTTAACACACCCCAAAGAATCTGCCGCTGATTGCTGTCAAGCATGCCTAGACCAGGCCAAGAATGCCAAGCCAGGTGAACTAAGGTGTAACATTTGGGTTTATTGCCCATCAGAGTTTGGATGCTTCTCTCCAGATAAATATGAGCATAAACACCAGGAATGCTGGTTGAAACAG GCGGACCACCCTAAACTCAACTTCAAAGATAAGTATTCAGAGTCATACAGAAATTCTCATCCTACTGCTCCTGTCGTTGTGCCCTGGATGTCAGGTGTCATCAGCGCGTGA
- the LOC102718428 gene encoding methionine aminopeptidase 1D, chloroplastic/mitochondrial, translated as MATPSSPRLLSSFLGDRLGALSARPLLHGTAPGSRRAAYQATRTLCNLVDILFNRGQSDRPGNNPRRLQPGKVFPRLSVPNHIQRPPYVNTRQRPGLTNGPEIHDERGIECMRTSGKLAAQVLKFAGTLVKPGITTDEIDKAVHQMIIDNRAYPSPLGYCGFPKSVCTSVNECICHGIPDSRPLEDGDIINIDVTVYLNGYHGDTSATFLCGDVDDKAKKLVQVTRECLDRAISICAPGVEIKRIGQTIQDHADKFKFGVVREFVGHGVGRVFHAEPVVLHFRNSEWGRMMLNQTFTIEPMITVGSINPVIWSDDWTAVTEDGSLSAQFEHTILITEDGAEILTQC; from the exons ATGGCgaccccgtcgtcgccgcgcctactctcctccttcctcggcGACCGCCTCGGCGCCCTCTCCGCCAGGCCGCTCCTCCACGGGACCGCTCCGG GCAGCAGGCGGGCCGCGTACCAGGCGACGAGAACGCTCTGCAACCTGGTGGATATCCTCTTCAACAG aGGTCAGAGTGACAGACCGGGAAATAACCCTAGACGCCTACAGCCTGGGAAAGTATTTCCTCGTCTAAGTGTTCCTAATCATATACAGCGGCCTCCATATGTCAATACTCGTCAAAGACCTGGATTGACCAATGGACCTGAAATACATGATGAAAGAGGGATTGAATGCATGAGGACTTCTGGAAAGCTTGCTGCACAAGTTTTGAAGTTTGCCGGGACTCTTGTAAAG CCAGGCATAACAACTGATGAGATTGATAAAGCGGTGCACCAAATGATAATAGATAATCGAGCATACCCTTCACCACTTGGTTATTGCGGTTTTCCAAAGAGTGTCTGCACTTCAGTGAATGAGTGCATTTGTCATGGGATTCCTGATTCTCGTCCTCTTGAA GATGGTGACATTATCAACATTGATGTTACTGTTTATCTCAAT GGTTACCATGGTGATACATCCGCTACATTTCTATGTGGCGATGTTGATGACAAAGCTAAGAAATTAGTTCAG GTGACAAGAGAATGCCTCGACAGGGCTATATCAATCTGTGCACCTGGAGTGGAGATCAAACGTATTGGGCAAACTATACA GGACCATGCAGACAAATTCAAGTTTGGCGTAGTTCGGGAGTTTGTCGGTCATGGGGTTGGAAGAGTGTTTCATGCTGAACCTGTGGTGCTTCATTTCC GAAACAGCGAATGGGGCCGTATGATGTTGAATCAAACATTTACTATAG AGCCCATGATAACCGTGGGGAGCATAAATCCAGTTATATGGTCAGATGACTGGACAGCGGTGACTGAAGACGGGAGCTTGTCAGCACAGTTTGAGCACACAATACTGATTACAGAAGATGGCGCGGAGATATTGACACAATGTTAA